The Saccharomonospora cyanea NA-134 genome includes a region encoding these proteins:
- a CDS encoding transglycosylase SLT domain-containing protein, which translates to MTGAGIPAEWAEVETKAARVDKVKPGEIQEVARQFDEASRNAGDHTADLTNAAAPLRDGGVWSGPAADAFFDYVHKIAEAGNKVRDKLDEVAAELTALQETLANIKQQIESIADDAKKAIDTRNDQAQRQADAANAAMREYENGNREQPPSPTAEEIISKAGEENSRTATDAAKQIDELLRQSNDAIKRAQELMKTEVGDGFSSVPEPGSAQSQQSATGGITGGGGSGGGAGGGGAGGGGGAEGGGLAGYGPSGPPPTSGPPPGNVEQWIREAIRILQANGIPVTEDNIDEIWTIIEKESGGNPHALNDWDSNAAKGTPSKGLMQCIDPTFDAYKLPGHDDIWNPVDNIIAGVRYTFDRYGGFEGHPGLKSMAQGGAYQGY; encoded by the coding sequence ATGACGGGCGCGGGCATTCCGGCGGAGTGGGCCGAGGTCGAGACCAAGGCAGCGCGGGTCGACAAGGTCAAGCCGGGCGAGATCCAGGAGGTGGCCCGTCAGTTCGACGAGGCGTCGCGCAACGCGGGAGACCACACGGCCGACCTGACCAACGCGGCGGCCCCGCTGCGTGACGGCGGGGTGTGGTCGGGCCCGGCGGCCGACGCGTTCTTCGACTACGTGCACAAGATCGCCGAGGCGGGCAACAAGGTCCGGGACAAGCTCGACGAGGTCGCCGCGGAGCTGACAGCGTTGCAGGAGACGCTGGCCAACATCAAACAGCAGATCGAAAGCATCGCCGACGACGCCAAGAAGGCGATCGACACCCGGAACGACCAGGCACAACGGCAGGCCGACGCGGCGAACGCCGCGATGCGGGAGTACGAGAACGGCAACCGCGAGCAGCCGCCTTCCCCGACGGCCGAGGAGATCATCAGCAAGGCGGGCGAGGAGAACAGCCGCACGGCCACGGACGCGGCCAAGCAGATCGACGAGCTGCTACGGCAGTCGAACGACGCCATCAAGCGGGCACAGGAGCTCATGAAGACCGAAGTCGGTGACGGTTTTTCCAGTGTGCCGGAGCCAGGCTCCGCGCAGTCGCAGCAGTCGGCCACGGGCGGCATCACCGGGGGCGGCGGCTCCGGTGGCGGCGCGGGAGGCGGAGGCGCGGGCGGTGGCGGGGGTGCCGAAGGCGGCGGCCTCGCCGGGTACGGCCCGAGCGGGCCTCCGCCCACCAGCGGCCCACCGCCGGGCAACGTCGAGCAGTGGATCCGGGAAGCCATCAGGATCCTCCAGGCGAACGGCATCCCGGTCACCGAGGACAACATCGACGAGATCTGGACGATCATCGAGAAGGAGTCGGGCGGCAACCCGCACGCGTTGAACGACTGGGACTCCAACGCCGCGAAGGGCACGCCGTCGAAGGGGCTGATGCAGTGCATCGACCCGACGTTCGACGCGTACAAGCTCCCGGGCCACGACGACATCTGGAACCCGGTGGACAACATCATCGCGGGCGTGCGTTACACGTTCGACCGCTACGGCGGATTCGAGGGGCACCCGGGGCTGAAGTCGATGGCGCAGGGCGGCGCCTACCAGGGCTACTGA
- a CDS encoding PPE domain-containing protein, translated as MNDVDIVAQAARIRDHRFTGYTNAMLADEIELMRSGQGVSGLSEAVAALKAVARALEDTDDTLRTQLAGLGIEWESDAGREAASAVHSEADFSREAGEKVNDSAERVFAQGEAFNRAVHSLPDPAVLRAPVPEPGIADFAFSLLGFESDHVRRLEQSLEAREQAIQALDTYARQSGENLLGVPELGPPERLVAKVPERVPESIDAGGGPRGATSAANASAVPVSPGPTASGPSAATSSTPSPSSAPVGVVTPSSVAASSPEAPSSGRATGSGGRFVAQPSPAPSPSGTTPSGAAPPSAGTVVPPAAAAGAAGVVGAGRGTDSPRVRQGAAGQAVPGASGGQDTGGAGRSARPTPVGGGSPGAVGAAPHSGGGAVGRPAPAPLDAQLARGLTSGAVAPTPSPASGGSADDTPRSTRDGLSVNDIGGGIAALGAGGVAGALSSAERSGRGVGRSAPGAQVSPRPLSVGDLPEEEARVQRSSERLNPGASTRRDTFLEKAVPGEGEEGEHVRRFAVEDDDLFTDQRMVAPDVIGDDGSDGRL; from the coding sequence ATGAACGACGTCGACATCGTGGCCCAGGCCGCAAGGATTCGCGATCACCGGTTCACCGGCTACACCAACGCCATGCTCGCCGACGAGATCGAGCTGATGCGCTCCGGGCAGGGCGTCTCGGGGCTGTCCGAGGCGGTCGCCGCGCTGAAGGCGGTGGCTCGGGCCCTGGAGGACACCGACGACACGCTGCGGACCCAACTGGCCGGACTCGGAATCGAGTGGGAGAGCGACGCCGGCCGGGAGGCGGCTTCGGCCGTGCACAGCGAAGCGGACTTCTCCCGTGAGGCGGGCGAGAAGGTGAACGACTCGGCCGAGCGGGTCTTCGCGCAGGGCGAGGCGTTCAACCGAGCGGTGCACTCGTTGCCCGATCCCGCGGTACTGCGGGCGCCCGTCCCCGAGCCCGGTATCGCGGATTTCGCCTTCAGCCTGCTCGGTTTCGAAAGCGACCACGTGCGCAGGCTGGAGCAATCCCTCGAAGCCCGCGAGCAGGCCATCCAGGCGCTCGACACCTACGCGAGGCAGAGCGGGGAGAACCTCCTGGGAGTCCCGGAGCTGGGTCCGCCCGAGCGTCTCGTCGCGAAGGTGCCCGAACGGGTGCCCGAGTCGATCGACGCCGGTGGCGGACCGCGCGGTGCCACGTCGGCGGCGAACGCCTCGGCGGTGCCCGTGTCCCCCGGCCCCACGGCTTCGGGGCCGTCTGCCGCTACCTCGTCCACGCCGTCTCCGTCCTCCGCCCCCGTGGGTGTCGTCACGCCCTCGTCCGTAGCGGCGTCCTCCCCCGAGGCACCGTCGTCCGGCAGGGCCACGGGCAGTGGCGGCAGGTTCGTGGCACAGCCGAGCCCGGCTCCGTCGCCCAGTGGCACCACACCGAGTGGTGCGGCTCCGCCCTCGGCGGGCACCGTCGTCCCGCCTGCGGCAGCGGCCGGTGCCGCAGGAGTCGTGGGCGCGGGGCGCGGAACGGACTCCCCGCGTGTCCGGCAGGGCGCGGCCGGTCAGGCGGTGCCCGGAGCGTCCGGAGGTCAGGACACCGGTGGCGCGGGCCGGTCGGCACGCCCGACGCCGGTGGGTGGGGGCTCACCCGGTGCGGTCGGTGCGGCACCGCACAGCGGAGGGGGTGCCGTGGGCAGGCCCGCTCCGGCCCCGCTCGATGCCCAGCTCGCGCGCGGCCTGACCAGCGGAGCGGTCGCGCCCACGCCGAGCCCCGCGTCCGGGGGGAGTGCCGACGACACTCCCCGGTCCACTCGCGACGGACTGTCGGTGAACGACATCGGTGGCGGTATCGCCGCGCTCGGAGCAGGTGGTGTGGCCGGAGCCCTGAGTAGTGCCGAGCGCTCGGGCCGAGGGGTGGGGCGCAGTGCCCCCGGTGCCCAGGTTTCGCCCCGTCCCCTGTCGGTCGGTGACCTGCCGGAGGAGGAGGCGAGAGTCCAGCGCAGCTCTGAGCGACTGAATCCGGGCGCCTCCACTCGCCGGGACACCTTCCTGGAGAAGGCGGTGCCCGGAGAGGGCGAGGAGGGGGAGCATGTGCGACGGTTCGCGGTCGAGGACGACGACCTGTTCACCGACCAGCGCATGGTCGCCCCCGACGTGATCGGTGATGACGGTTCGGACGGTCGATTGTGA
- a CDS encoding ESX secretion-associated protein EspG, giving the protein MSTVAGDSVVLSTLEFDLLWEHLHLPRRHVALDVPSPGATHSERARLVDEAWGALAARGLARGREVALEVGDLLHLLARPRTSVDVWIWADRRITALAGSSGSQAVLGVVDNDEVWLIPSRDSALASAAVSVAGELPPGVGCSVSVPHQVLVEADAEARGDAKALVPALEDRGVELWQAQELAGMLLGMVARGQFGAQRLDRDGRVRRAGRVVAFHDTDAGRYLFQVAPGGDRRDWATVTPADNALLAERVWELLDEV; this is encoded by the coding sequence GTGAGCACAGTGGCAGGTGACAGCGTCGTTCTCTCGACGCTGGAGTTCGACCTGCTCTGGGAACACCTCCACCTGCCACGCCGCCACGTCGCTCTCGATGTCCCGAGCCCCGGAGCCACTCACAGTGAGCGCGCGCGTCTCGTGGACGAGGCGTGGGGCGCTCTGGCGGCCAGGGGGCTCGCGCGCGGCCGAGAGGTGGCGCTCGAGGTGGGAGACCTGCTGCACTTGCTGGCCAGGCCTCGCACGAGCGTCGATGTGTGGATCTGGGCCGACCGGCGGATCACGGCGCTGGCCGGCAGTTCCGGTAGCCAGGCCGTGCTCGGCGTCGTCGACAACGACGAGGTGTGGCTGATCCCGTCGCGCGACTCGGCGCTGGCGTCCGCCGCGGTGTCGGTGGCGGGTGAGTTGCCTCCAGGGGTGGGCTGCTCGGTCAGCGTGCCGCACCAGGTGCTGGTGGAGGCCGACGCCGAGGCCCGAGGTGACGCGAAGGCGCTCGTGCCCGCGCTGGAGGACCGCGGGGTCGAGCTGTGGCAGGCGCAGGAACTCGCGGGCATGTTGCTCGGCATGGTGGCGCGCGGACAGTTCGGCGCGCAGCGGCTCGATCGTGACGGTCGTGTGCGCAGGGCGGGCAGGGTCGTGGCTTTCCACGACACCGACGCGGGCCGGTACCTGTTCCAGGTGGCTCCTGGCGGCGACCGGCGCGACTGGGCCACTGTGACACCTGCGGACAACGCGTTGCTCGCGGAGCGGGTGTGGGAGTTGCTCGACGAGGTCTGA